The Xenopus tropicalis strain Nigerian chromosome 1, UCB_Xtro_10.0, whole genome shotgun sequence DNA segment agttggtACACGCTACAATTTGGCGTGCCCCTAccgtttaaccctttccgaatgctaatttgCACCTACTATTGAGGGAgcagaatccagcctttttttgatgatTCGGTTTCAGCCGATTCCATGGTCCCGGACGTACCGAATCCAAACTAGCTAGTTCGGATTCGTTACGTCCGGGACCGTGGAATCGGCTGAAACGGAatcatcaaaaaaaggctggattctgGTCCCTCAATAGTAGGTGAGACACACCTCTGTGCATTTTGCATCCATTATACATACCACAAATACTGTAAACATATATCACAATTTAGCAATGATTTTGTATGCATGTTGTTTGGGTTTTAGCATAAGTACAGGAAGCCAGAGTGACATTTTTTAATGTTCAGCAGAATATGGATTAGATAATCTAAATGGCTGTTACTTCCGTGAGAACACTGCTTTTGTTCTAAATCTgtctttttcctttaaaagggtaCAGTCATTGTCCAGAGCCCTAGTTAGGTAAAACAAAAGCTCAGCAACCTATAGTTCTTTTGCTGTTGCTAAAGTGTGGTTATCAGCTTCCCACAACTGCCAAGAGAGATCATGGGATTCTGACATGTAGTTTAACAATAGGTGAAAAAAATCATAtgttaaaaatgaatgaatagTGGACCAAGTCAGTGatcatttcattttgttttttaagtagTCATGGTTTGCCTATTAGCTCCAATTTCTCCACAGATATGGTAGCACAAGCTCTGGAGTTGTCCAGAAAGCCACATGTTGTGATAGCCACACCAGGCCGACTGGCTGACCACATCCGGAGTTCAAACACTTTCAGCATCAAGAAGATTCGTTTCTTGGTAAGAATAGGGAATTTTGATtagtgaaaatatattttgtccCAAGATTGATTAGCTTTAAGTTGGCCATGCATTTAAAGATCTGCTTATATAGCAAGGTGCTGATGCTGACTTTATCTGATGTGATTTTCAAACCTGTTCAATAGATATTTGCATGATTATTGCCCAGATATTGGTAGGGCAGACCCAACAAAGGGCCACATACACAGgccaggaagctgctggctcagtcTGGACTGGCCAAGCTGACAGCTTTTATCATTCTCTTCTAGGTGCTGGATGAAGCTGATCGGCTGCTAGAACAAGGCTGCACAGATTTCACCCAGGATTTGCAGGTGATTCTTGAAGCTGTCCCTGCGCAACGCCAGACCTTGTTATTCAGCGCAACCCTTACAGACACCCTGCAGGAACTCAAAACTATTGCCATGAACAAGCCCTTTTTTTGGGAGTCAACCTCAGAGTAAGTAATGGTTGTTTTGTCAGTATGCAGTTATTATACTTTGAATAAATATCCGGCTGTTTTCACTTTCATCTTTTGGCTGTCGTAAGTATCTTGACATTTTGACTTTTTAGAGAGCTTGTACTCTTATTTTAAGCGCACATTGTagaaatataaaaaggaaaatgttatcAGTATAGCGCAAATTTCTGTGCGTGTAGTttgatatattcattttttattttttgtttagcgTTTGAGTCAATCACCTTAAGGTTAACTTGAATATAGGATGTACATAGATAATGTATAGACAGTTATGGTCACTAACACTCTAACTTTCAAGCCTTGCTGTTGTGCTTAAAGATTGCTATTAGCAGACTAAAGCTAACTAAAACTGCTATTattttaaaaaccactaaaaatagaaattgtatgtaaattgcagaagtgctCAGAGGACCACTCTGAATAaagttacattattttttgtGGGGGTTATCCCCCTTTACTAGtaggtttagatcccctttcaTAGTGCATGTAAGAGAATAGACCGTGCAATATGTaagtaaataaacataaatatgcaaTTAAATATAAAGTGCCAGAAACAGAAGTATGGAGGTCTCTGCTTACAATTGATGTGATTAGTGCACTGCATTCTACGTCTAGATTAATGGAATGGCAATAGACACATAAGAGCTCATTTACAACATGCATGATTTAAAGTGCAAAAATTCAGCAACCCACTCTGTGCTCCATTTCGGagacaaaaaagaagaaaaaaaatatactgtataaatatttaagctataatttttttttatagttgtaatGCTTGTACAGGGGGGTAATCATTAGGCTAtaacacaaatatttttctttacaaaaaatgtgaagaaaaataaaaaaatactgcatGTGGAAAAATTTAGTGGattatatttcattatattgTGTTCTGTTGCACTGTATGAAGCAATGCTAACTAAATATATTCAGTTGTTCTTTCCTTGTAAGTAACCATTGTAGTTCTAAATCAGTGGTTTTAGATTTATAATCTCTTACTTCTCCAGGGTAAGAACAGTGGAGCAGTTAGACCAGCGATACATCCTAGTGCCTGAGAAGGTTAAGGATGCCTATTTGGTACATCTTATTCAGAAATTTCAGGATGAACACGAAGATTGGTCCATCATGATCTTCACTAACACCTGCAAGTAAGAACTGTAGGCATAAATGAACCAGAGCTATGTATCCTTCTTTGTGAAAGCAGGAGACAGTGTGGCTAGTTTTATAACACTGGACAGATTTGCATCTGTAGTAACCAATCTGTGATCTGCATTCATTATTAAACTTGTAGGAGATTGTTTGTTGCACCTGGGCAATATgacaagtgttagtaaatgagatcCAGTAGGTCTTGGCAAACAAATATGCAGTGCTTGTGCATGAGTGGATAACTGAAAACTCAGGGTCAGCAAGGATATACAGTGTGCTGTATGTACTTTGCAGTCACACACTGGATGGGGTTATTTGCCAGGTTTGGGAGAGTTTTAAGATGTACAAGCTTTGCTGCCATATCTATAAGAAAGTCAACGTATTCACATAAACAGAGGCATGTAAAGAAAGCAAAAGTTGTTAGTGTTGCTGTTTGCAGTGCTGAACTTTGGCTGATAAAGGGAAAGCCCAGTGGACATGCTAGTATTAACAGAAAGTTTTTATCTTTTAGAACCTGCCAAATCCTAAATATGATGCTACGTGAATTTAGCTTCCCCTCTGTTGCTCTGCACTCTATGATGAAACAAGTAAAGTATATACATTCAGATTTCTATATGTAGTTTCCGCTCATGTAAcctcaatattttttttctaaatgcttaGTAAAGAGATCATAGTCCACTCCAGTCCTAAAAGTTTCTTACTTCCTTCTTAAGATGTTTTGAGCTTCCCCTCCAGTAATGTAGATTGGGTAAGGTTTATCAAAATGACTGAATATCATTTCCTGTTATACTCTCTCTCCAGAAACAAAGATTTGCTGCTCTTGCCAAGTTCAAGTCGAGTGTTTTCAAGATTCTTATTGCAACTGATGTGGCAGCTAGGTGAGAAAGCAAAAGCAGTACTGGTTTTTATCAGGCAAAATTCTTCTAAATTCTCATTTGTTTGGATGGTGCAGTTTTTATTGCACAGAATTTATAGCATACAGTTACGAATCAGGTACTTGATATAGGTGGTGAAGGAGTAAAATACAGTTCTGTATTTATATTGTTTGCATGGAGCAAAGCCAATTATTACGCTGATTATTTATGTGGCACCGACAAAAATTAGGCAGCACTGCAGGAATTGTTTACCTTTCACATCAATCTCttaccagtggagcttacaatctaagttcatATTACAATCGTACAACACACATGTGCTAGGGTAAATTTCATTAAACTAATTAACATTCCTCTATGTATTAGTGTATCTGTGTTTTTGCACAGTCAactttttaactttccttttttGCCAACAGGGGCCTGGATATACCTACTGTCCAGGTTGTAATCAATCACAATACTCCCGGCCTGCCAAAGATCTACATTCACCGGGTGGGGCGCACAGCAAGAGCAGGTATAGAGCTGATATATAGTAACATTAGTAATGGTTTTATCAAGTTATATCATTACAATGGGGATCACTATGACAGCTCCTTGTCAGTAATAAATGAGATTTAATCTGATTTTTGTAATTGGGTTGTCCAGCCTCTGACACCTGATTACTCtgaattttaaaataacttttgtttAGACTAGGTCTTGGGTAAGACTTAGGGGCAGagttactaaaactctaacttttctaatttctttctttttaaaaattataaataaactcatttccatgaatgtttgagatatatatatattatacttaaacgtctgaactgaaaaagtatgcaTGGGGAAAAAAGTCACGAAActatgacttttttgaattgtcgcaccaaaacctctactttttaaaattgtttcacaaaataacagcatcaaaaatccaaaaatctcTAAAGTTCTGAACCATTGTTTGCCCTTCTATTCTTCCTTTCTGTTCCTTCAGCtttgtataaaaataattgaTTTTCCTAAACTTTTAGAAACTAGGACACGTTTGTCACAAGGGACAAAACCTTAGGGAAATCGGCTAGATTAAGGAAGTCACAAATTTGCAAAAAGATAGATTTTATAGGGCAGTACTTAACAAAAGGTTTTATGAACAATCGAGTTAAGTTGATTTTAAAGTCATTCGCTTATTTATTAGCATGCAGAAATGTTGTTTACATAGCCATTTGATGCAGCTTCTCTCATTTTCAGGAAGGAATGGAATGGCAATAACATTAGTCACACAGTATGATATTCATCTGGTACATGCAATTGAAGAGCAAATCAGTAAGTCTGACCATACAAACTTCTACCTTAAATAGTACTTTTAACACAACAATTCTGTTTGCTAGCTGCATAGTGCAGTCTTGACAAGATGGTTAAGGTTGCTATACTCCCTTTTTTCCTCTCCCAACAAAGAACAAAGCAAATTGTCTGGTTTTTCCCCAGCATCTCTTTTGAAAGATGTAGTGCTTATAACAGCGTTTATGCCATTCCCAGATACAGACCAGATAGAAACCATTTGCTTCTGGGTGAAAAATGAAAGATATATAAGCATTAGCTATGTGAGATCAAAAATCAAGATGTTAGATTCCATTGAAGTGTTCTAGAGTTTATTGGATAATTCCAGCATACTAGACAGTAGTATGTGACCTTTtcctccccccctttttttcttatACAGTAATCCCTACTCTTACTAAGCATGtggaatgtgccccttagtgatttAAAGACAAAATACAAAGGACATCATATCTATCCTCTCCGTTCCTTCAAAGGAGGAAAGTCTGACTTGGACAGACTGCGGGTCCTATCTAGTCGTGCCCCACAGAAATGATGCAAAAGGGACCAGAGGATTTGCCATTGCTAGCACCTGTGTGAAAGAGgaaggggtggggggagggaatCGCCCCAGGGTTCCCAGCACTTAATAACGGCAGCTTTCCCCTGACTTCCCTGCAGACTTAGGCAGAGAATATTGTTCTGGTTTGGATGCTTGGAGAGAGGCCTATTTACCTGATTGTGCTACTCACGCACAATTAAAAAATTGACGCCGTCTGTCCCCTGTTCATGCATTCTTGCATTATCACGTGCAACAGGATGTAGGGGTACTGCTTCCGCTCAGGCACTTCCTCTAAGGGCATCAACTCACGTGCCTGGCCTGTTCCACACCACTACTCAAGCTGGATTGGTGCCATGTTCGCTCGAGCAACTGCCAACCACAACTACTCTCCCACACAGCACTTCAGAAGGGTTAGCTGTAACTACTAATTCAGCAGACACTCTCCCTTGGGAGCTGTATCTGCTGCTTCCTTCTCCTGCTGCAAGTTAGTTGACCAGTGCAGTGCTTGTACTATCAGAAGGGGACTCCTCCTTCTCCTTGCTAGGATCTCTTCTGACCTTCTGCACTCCACCCTCACCATGTCTGAGCGATCCAGTGACAGTCTCTTTCCCCGAGAAGCCACTTCAGCGCCTATTAAATTTTTAGCCTGCCCCAAATACTGCAAGCATTTACCCACTGATCGTAAAGATCCCTTTTGTTCTCTTTGTAAACCACTGGAGCAAGGACTGGAACTCCCGAGACCTGCTCTCCCCCAGTGATTTAAGCCTCTCAAGAGAATCTGTCAGCTCTCTCCAAGGAGATCCCACCACCTAGAATGCAACCTGTTCCAGAGTGGGAAACTCAACTGGATCAACTCAACTCAACTTGGATACCGAAATTGGCTCACTCATTAGAGAAACTTCTCTCATCTCAAAAACCCAAAGGCCAAGAGTTCCAAACATAGGGCCCCTTCTCCTGAGAAGAAAAGTAAAGGTGAATctagaatccccccccccccccttcctctggCATCCAGACTTTTAGAAGGCAAACTGGTCAACCACAAGCAGAGTCCGCTTTAGAAGCAAACCAAGATCTTCCTGGTACAGCAGCAAACCTTCCACCAAACCCATAGACAAGACCTCCTCAGTATGATGGTTGGCCCCCACCATCAGGCCATACGGCCATAGGAGGAAGGTTGTGTGACTTTTCCGACACCTGGCACAGGCTCACTCAAGACTCCTGGGTCCACAAAACAGTGACCCTGGGCTATCATCTGGAATTCTCTTCCCTTCCCCTGCCCCACTTCTTTATGTCCAGGATAACTCAGGAACAAAGCAAACGAAGAGCCTTTCAAAACGTGATATCCAATCCCCTCCTCGCAGAGGTCCTCACCCGGAGAGCACTTCACGGACTACTACTCAAATCTCTTGTAGTCCTCAAAAAAAGACTGCTCCATTCGTCCAGTCCTGGACCTCAAACAActcaaaaaaaaatcatccacCTGAGGAGATTCAAGATGAAGTCTCTCTAGTCTGTCTTGCAGCAATGTCTCTGGGTCAGTTCCTGTTGTCCCTCAACATAAAGGACACGTGTCTTGCATGtacccatttcccctccccatCAGAGGCACTTGCGCTTTGCCTTCCAAAACTACCACTACCAGTTTACGGCACTTTCCTTTGGCTTGACATCAGCTCCTTTTGTCTTTACCAAGATTAAGGCAGTGGCTTTGGCAGTGATCCGCAATGCAAGAGTTTCACTAGTGCTAATCAACCTGCTAACCTTCTTGGAGGCTCAGCAATCTCTCTGCCTCACCATGACAACACTGCAGGACCTTGCTGGTGTCTTAACCTGGACAAGTCCTCATTGATCCTCAGCCAGTCCATGGTTTTCCTTGGGGTGCATTTCATCACTCTTGCACAGACAGTTTCCCTTCTACAAGACAATGTTCTTCACCTCCAATCCTTGGTCTACTCCCTCCTGGCAAAGCCTGCTCACACAACCAAGTTCTGCATGTTCTCTACCAGAGAAGCGGTACCTTTCGCAGAGAGCACCAGTTGAATATCAGGCACGTCTCTTTGGTTGGGGAGCAGTTCTGAGAAAATACTGCCGATCAACCTACTCGAAATACAAGCAATTCGCCTAGGTCTCCTCCACAAGTGACtgaattaaaaattctgtattttctgAAATATTCTAGTTACTCTTCAGTATCCCTCCCTCAGCAATTTGCCTTTCTTCATTCATATTTTGAGATTTAGGGAAAGTGCATTGGTGTGTGCTCCCTTTGCATAGACCATGTATTAGAGCTAACAGTAACAATTTATCCTACTCCAGCATAAAGCTGCATGTAGAGACAGACTGCTGAGAGGTGGATAATGAAGAgagaatattacattttcatttttatttcagtgaACAGTAAGGAGGCCTATCTTACTTCCTTGTGTGCAGTACACAAGTCTGTAGTGATATATCATTATTTTCACTTCAGCTTCCTGGGGGTAGACATCTCTTAGGGGTAGGGATTTCTGTGCTTTGTTTGCACCTGAGGCAGGGAAAGGCTCACTATTCTTTTGTGTTCTGCTACATTTATTCAGTGAACTCTGTATAACACTTCATTAGAATCTTAAATCTTTATGTATCTTTATGCATCTTCATGGAGCAGATACTGTTGATGTGGGAAGAggccaaactggcttccatttatACTTTGAGTCTCTTTTAAGCCACTACATGCTGAACATAGCAAGTGTTGCTGCACAGAAGCGTGATCATCAGACCGGTGCATGCTGACTCTTAGTAACCTCTTCTTCTAGATATGAAACTGGAGGAGTTTAAAGTGAAGGAAAGTGAAGTGCTGAAAATTTTAACCCAGGTGAACGTGACCCGACGGGAATGTGAAATAGTAAGTTTATACCTCTCTGCTGTTTCTCAAACAAGAGCTGCCAGCGAACaccaatgttttatttaaaggagttCCATAGtaataaggttttttttgtttttttttagaaactggaATGCACAGACTTTGATGAGAAAAAAGAGATAAACAAGAGGAAACAGCTTATCCTGGAAGGAAAGGTAAGATGCTCTTATCCCATATTATTTCCAGAGCCAGAAATTCATAAACTTTAACTGCAATTATTTTGTCCCATCAGGACCCTGATCTGGAAGCTAAAAGGAAGGCAGAACTTGAGAAaataaagaagcagaagaagaaattCAAGGAGCACATTCAGGAGACCATGCAAAAGAAGAGAGAAGCTCAAGTGCGGAGGAAGCTAAAGAAGAAACGTCTTCGTCAGGAGAAGAAGGCTGCTAAGGCTCCTCAATGACAAGCTGCTGGGATCAGGCTCGTGCCTTTAATTTCTCTGTTTAGCTGGACTTATGATTTGGGTCCTTACTCCCAACAACAAACATGGGCTGAGCTCGGCCCTTTTACACAGGACTAAGGTTAAGACTTAGCAAAGACTTTAATTCGAACAAGGGCAAATAGCACTGCACCCAGTGATTGTCATATCACTCTCTACCTTGCTGATTAATGTTTCTGCTTCCCAGCCTATAACTCTCTTATGGCTTCGGATGCTTGCCTTTTTCTTAGGAAATCTGGCACACCAACATATGTTCAAGACTGGCAGTCATCACATTAGGAGGTTACACTGGGAAAAGACTacaggaaatgaaaaatatattctttaaatGACAGCTGGTAACTAAAAGTTTTCTCAATATGTCTTTGTTTGCTGGTTTCTTGCTAATATGGGTAATGAGGCAGATCAGTGATAAAATAATGAAGAGGTTTTATTAGAACTAAGTTAAGTGTATTCCGAAACCCTTTTGGAAAGTGCAGATTATTGAGAATGGGATATCTCACTCCAGGTGCTATGAGAAAGTTATAGCCTAAATTTCAGTGCAACACGATGATGCATAAATAAGGAGTGCTACACAGTGTCTGGGTAAATACAGCTAGAAAATGGTTCTGTTTTCAGCATGAAGTGAAATTAAACACACTAGACTATCTCTAATGTTGCACGGGAGGGTAAAGATATAATCAATGAACTGATAATGCCTACAAATGTTCTGGTAGTAAATATAAGTACAAAGTGAGAACAGGCACCAATATGGACAGAGttttaaaagtttaaactgaggGATCCAAACCTTCAACCCATATTTTTACAAccccttttattatatattgagaGCTTGTAAATTGGGCACGTTTGGTCAGATTCTGTAGTAATATACATGACAATGCCAGATGACTTCATAAGAACTGGTTTCTCTGGATGTAATTTATCAAACTCCAATTAATTGAAATTGCCAGAAAATATTATACCTGATTCATTAACTATTAAGTTGCCACTCTTTTACAAGAGATCTTTGCTAGGTAGTACAAGTGGTCTGGAAGCCAAAGGAGAGTCCATCTATGTTTGCTGTATTTGGTTGTAGGGAATGGAATGTTACTTGTCAAGATGGAAAGTGCTAGCTGCAAAATAACAGTGTAGCAAGTTTTATGTAAAGATTGATCTGTAAGACATTTCCATTCAAACAGACCTTCACATTAAAGAACTCTGCTTGGCAATTAGAAAGTCATTTTGAATTATAATCTTTAGTTCTGACCTCATGCCAGCAAGCAAACAGCAGTGTAATTGATCCAGCTTAAGTTCTGAATGTGAGTTCTGAAAAACCTGATTGTGTTCAGGTTTGAAGATATGTGTATATTTGCCGTGTGAACAGGTGCAAATGTAGGTGCAAGGAAGGGGTGCATTGCAGACCATGTTTGCTACTGCCTCTTAATGCTTGTGTACTACAGTGTCTGGGATGTCCCTCGGCTTTCCAGAGAGTCTGTGACCCCCACTGTAGAGAGCAGAGGAACTTCAAGTCCCACAATCCACCACAATGAAACAAGGTGAGCgggggttgcattacacttaGAGCTTAAGTGTCCACCTAATCACAGAGACACACTGTCATGGTTTTCTTTCAgttgtggaatcaggtatgtctgtgtaaaaataaaatacatttatatttatttttttgaagttCAGATACTTTTTATGCATCTTTTCTACATAAGACCAAGTGAATAAGCTGATATTAAAAGATGTATTGCATTCCTTTTTAAGGGAAAAAACCTTAACACTTGGGATAAATACTAACTTTTCATAAATCAGTCCCTATTTTGAAGGCAAACTATCCTTTTAATGTCAGGATTCCTGAACTAACACCATTTCCCTATATTTTATGGGGTGTTTTGCTGCACTTCTAGCTATGGTGCTGCAACTGTGTGTTCATTCTACATTGCATATACAGACATTAAACTTGCACTGGCAATGGAACAGGGAATAGCTTTATTCATAATGCTTTTACTTTAGACATGGGTGATGTCAATATACTTTATTGCTTGTTATTCCACTGTCCTGCCCTGGGCTTATATAGGACTTGTAGGACTTTTAGCTGTAGTCTTGGGCATGCCCTATGTTCTAACTCAGTAGTGATAAGGGGGAGCCTCATGGTATACCCTCATGTCTTTATTGACCCTGCAGGAATGCACATCTAATGCCACTTTGCTGCttacatatatatttgtgaaCAGTTAGGGAGCAGAAAGTCAGGCTCAGTGGGAGTAGCAACAATGTGCATATGCATTATGGAATTTGACCAGCAAGAagcaactattattattattaataataacatttatttataaagccccaacaatattccgcagtgctgtacaataagtgggtttcatacattggacatacagagtaacatataaagcaatccaccgatacaagaggtgaagagagtcctgcccaaaagagcttataatctacaagAAATGACCGGCAAAGCCAAGGGGGCAGATGCAAAAACTGCCAAGCCTTGGATATATCCAGTTcctcttttctcttttttgtacCTCTTAATGCTGTTCTCCAGTCAAATGCATACTAAATTTGTATAGGCAGAAGAAGTTCTGAGAATGCACATTGTCTGTTACTGTTTGCTGCAGACTCATTGTAGTACAGGTACTAGACCTGTtttcccagaatgctcagtacctgaATTCttctggatgaggggtctttttctgtaatttggatctcaatactttgctaaaaaattatttaaacattaaataaacccagcaggattgttttgcctccaataaggattatttatatcttatttgggatcaagtacaaggtactgttttaataatacagagtaaagaaaaatcatttttaaaaattagaattatttgattattatggagatggcattcccgtaattcagagctttctagataacaggtttccggataacgaatcccatacctttattgtaTCACCCACATATTAGTTGCTTAATGGTGAtatcacaaatgaaaaaaactggCAACTTAATGGAGGGGTGGTCGAACCACAAATGCTAGTGTgaacaaagtcattttttttaactgattggCCCAGAGATGGCTAGTTTGCATACTGATACTTGATATTCTACAGTAGGATATTATCTTTCCCACTATCTGGCAATTAGGAAATAGCAAAAGATAACTCTTAAAAATCCCCTCAATGCAGTGTCAGAGCTAGAAACCACAGACTCATAGACAATActgtatttgcttttttcttttaaaattcacCATTGCTTATGAGCAGGGCTTTCTTTGCtccctacatttatatattgGATATACACCCTATTATTGAACAGTGCTGCAGAATACGTTGGTGCTTTGTACCTATGTGATAATGAtaacagtaattaaaaaaacacacaccggGGTCAGCTTCTAAACTCCAGCTTTACCTACCAGAAGCTAAATTTCAGTTTAAAGTAATTTTCAGATCCTCATTCGGTTACTTAGAGGAGCCCATGGTTGTTGAGTGACAGCCCAAAGTCTGGTGTGACAGAGAATTTACTAAGCTCTGCAGTTAACAGGTGACCGCTCCTAATGGCTATTGAGGCAGTAATGAAACAATTACTGTCAGGGGCCTTGCTGGACAAGTGGAAGGGTGTCCAAATTTTTGCACATTGCATAATTACAATGTATGCCTGTGCTTTTACATTG contains these protein-coding regions:
- the ddx49 gene encoding probable ATP-dependent RNA helicase DDX49 is translated as MEGFSRLGLSSWLIDQCSQLGILKPSPVQENCIPPILEGRDCMGCAKTGSGKTAAFVLPILQKLSEDPFGIFCLVLTPTRELAYQIAEQFRVLGKPLGLKDCIIVGGMDMVAQALELSRKPHVVIATPGRLADHIRSSNTFSIKKIRFLVLDEADRLLEQGCTDFTQDLQVILEAVPAQRQTLLFSATLTDTLQELKTIAMNKPFFWESTSEVRTVEQLDQRYILVPEKVKDAYLVHLIQKFQDEHEDWSIMIFTNTCKTCQILNMMLREFSFPSVALHSMMKQKQRFAALAKFKSSVFKILIATDVAARGLDIPTVQVVINHNTPGLPKIYIHRVGRTARAGRNGMAITLVTQYDIHLVHAIEEQINMKLEEFKVKESEVLKILTQVNVTRRECEIKLECTDFDEKKEINKRKQLILEGKDPDLEAKRKAELEKIKKQKKKFKEHIQETMQKKREAQVRRKLKKKRLRQEKKAAKAPQ
- the ddx49 gene encoding probable ATP-dependent RNA helicase DDX49 isoform X1, producing the protein MQVQFHASRDCMGCAKTGSGKTAAFVLPILQKLSEDPFGIFCLVLTPTRELAYQIAEQFRVLGKPLGLKDCIIVGGMDMVAQALELSRKPHVVIATPGRLADHIRSSNTFSIKKIRFLVLDEADRLLEQGCTDFTQDLQVILEAVPAQRQTLLFSATLTDTLQELKTIAMNKPFFWESTSEVRTVEQLDQRYILVPEKVKDAYLVHLIQKFQDEHEDWSIMIFTNTCKTCQILNMMLREFSFPSVALHSMMKQKQRFAALAKFKSSVFKILIATDVAARGLDIPTVQVVINHNTPGLPKIYIHRVGRTARAGRNGMAITLVTQYDIHLVHAIEEQINMKLEEFKVKESEVLKILTQVNVTRRECEIKLECTDFDEKKEINKRKQLILEGKDPDLEAKRKAELEKIKKQKKKFKEHIQETMQKKREAQVRRKLKKKRLRQEKKAAKAPQ
- the ddx49 gene encoding probable ATP-dependent RNA helicase DDX49 isoform X2, coding for MGCAKTGSGKTAAFVLPILQKLSEDPFGIFCLVLTPTRELAYQIAEQFRVLGKPLGLKDCIIVGGMDMVAQALELSRKPHVVIATPGRLADHIRSSNTFSIKKIRFLVLDEADRLLEQGCTDFTQDLQVILEAVPAQRQTLLFSATLTDTLQELKTIAMNKPFFWESTSEVRTVEQLDQRYILVPEKVKDAYLVHLIQKFQDEHEDWSIMIFTNTCKTCQILNMMLREFSFPSVALHSMMKQKQRFAALAKFKSSVFKILIATDVAARGLDIPTVQVVINHNTPGLPKIYIHRVGRTARAGRNGMAITLVTQYDIHLVHAIEEQINMKLEEFKVKESEVLKILTQVNVTRRECEIKLECTDFDEKKEINKRKQLILEGKDPDLEAKRKAELEKIKKQKKKFKEHIQETMQKKREAQVRRKLKKKRLRQEKKAAKAPQ